A single region of the Streptomyces sp. NBC_00236 genome encodes:
- a CDS encoding Ldh family oxidoreductase, producing MTVRVPLAELTAFVRNVLTECGLDAESARTAADVITYADANGFTTHGTNGLVNIYAPRLLDGRIDAGAAPRIVQETAGAALLDGDRGLGLVTMDLAMDIAMAKARQTGIGMVAVRNSTHFGSAGYYTQKAAAAGLIGLAMTNCGAQGVAPPLGGTVRMLGTNPLSAAVPVTEGAPFVLDMSTTVVATGKIKAAHREGREVPQEWLVRHDGTPTSDPADFMAEEADVAWLGGPAATGGAKGFGLALLVDLLCGPLSGAAYGPRPGVLKGEPAGDDNVGHTAIVIDPSAFGSAHAIAAENRILLDTVANSPAAAYATRGVTYPGAPEALRYAQSQREGVELPGPVAEGLAALAEQLTVRAPEALTARSLQPVA from the coding sequence ATGACCGTTCGTGTTCCCCTCGCCGAGCTCACCGCCTTCGTCCGCAACGTCCTCACGGAGTGCGGCCTGGACGCCGAATCGGCACGTACCGCCGCCGACGTCATCACGTACGCCGACGCGAACGGTTTCACCACGCACGGCACCAACGGGCTGGTGAACATCTACGCCCCCCGCCTGCTCGACGGCCGGATCGACGCGGGCGCCGCACCGCGCATCGTGCAGGAGACCGCCGGGGCCGCCCTGCTCGACGGGGACCGCGGGCTCGGCCTGGTCACCATGGACCTGGCCATGGACATCGCCATGGCCAAGGCGCGGCAGACCGGCATCGGCATGGTCGCCGTACGCAACAGCACCCACTTCGGCAGCGCCGGCTACTACACGCAGAAGGCGGCCGCCGCCGGGCTGATCGGCCTGGCGATGACGAACTGCGGCGCCCAGGGCGTCGCCCCGCCGCTCGGCGGCACCGTCCGGATGCTCGGCACCAATCCGCTGAGCGCGGCCGTCCCGGTGACCGAGGGCGCGCCGTTCGTCCTCGACATGAGCACCACCGTGGTCGCCACCGGAAAGATCAAGGCCGCCCACCGGGAGGGCCGGGAGGTCCCGCAGGAGTGGCTGGTCCGCCACGACGGCACCCCGACCTCCGACCCGGCCGACTTCATGGCCGAGGAGGCCGACGTCGCCTGGCTCGGCGGGCCCGCCGCGACCGGTGGCGCCAAGGGCTTCGGGCTCGCCCTCCTGGTGGACCTGCTGTGCGGCCCGCTCTCCGGCGCGGCGTACGGCCCCCGGCCCGGCGTGCTGAAGGGCGAACCGGCGGGCGACGACAACGTCGGCCACACCGCGATCGTGATCGACCCGTCGGCGTTCGGCTCCGCGCACGCCATCGCCGCCGAGAACCGGATCCTGCTCGACACGGTCGCGAACTCCCCGGCCGCCGCGTACGCGACGCGGGGCGTCACCTACCCGGGCGCCCCCGAGGCCCTGCGGTACGCGCAGTCGCAGCGCGAGGGCGTGGAGCTGCCGGGACCGGTGGCCGAGGGCCTGGCGGCGCTCGCCGAGCAGCTGACGGTCCGGGCGCCCGAGGCACTGACCGCACGCAGCCTCCAGCCGGTCGCCTGA
- a CDS encoding M20/M25/M40 family metallo-hydrolase: MAETARTTRTEGGLAAADLQWLTELMAVDSVSPLEGGPLDGAARAQRVFLAGAAERGFRTALHGPPAAELLERPEVPATVREVAGRDLSGFLDGQPSVVVAYGSPQPQERRLVVNFHMDTVGPHVPPRLEGRVLHGRGAVDDKGPGVAAAAGIAAAFAEDPGLDGRIEVQIASVPGEEGGAMGTYGTRALIDAGHTGRLMVFAEPTGNTFMDGCTAAMTPRITVAGQDSTDDHPADGHNATVLLGFLADFLARRLGPLAHGMGAKLCVSGLHTGNAHNRVYGSGQLLLNIAYPATEQAELLAASLEVLIEEARTEFSHLHAHDPFSRRTVKDWRRIVRLDWLKQGLPTLNNRDPEAELLLNEAGFVRHDGLADGSAFTCDAIWAPGPGRYVVACGPGRLDANGAHTADEFVHLDDLDTYALRIKDLVHAFAAHTA; this comes from the coding sequence ATGGCTGAGACGGCCCGCACGACCCGCACCGAGGGCGGCCTCGCGGCCGCGGACCTCCAGTGGCTGACCGAGCTGATGGCCGTCGACTCGGTCTCGCCCCTGGAGGGCGGCCCCCTGGACGGAGCGGCCCGCGCGCAGCGGGTGTTCCTGGCCGGCGCCGCCGAGCGCGGCTTCCGCACCGCACTGCACGGGCCGCCCGCGGCCGAACTGCTGGAGCGGCCCGAAGTGCCGGCCACGGTACGGGAGGTGGCCGGCCGGGACCTGTCCGGGTTCCTGGACGGACAGCCCTCCGTGGTGGTCGCGTACGGATCCCCGCAGCCGCAGGAGCGCCGGCTGGTCGTGAACTTCCACATGGACACGGTCGGCCCGCACGTCCCGCCGCGCCTGGAGGGCCGGGTCCTGCACGGCCGGGGCGCCGTCGACGACAAGGGCCCGGGTGTCGCCGCCGCGGCCGGGATCGCCGCCGCCTTCGCCGAGGACCCGGGGCTCGACGGCCGGATCGAGGTGCAGATCGCGTCCGTGCCCGGTGAGGAGGGCGGCGCGATGGGCACGTACGGGACGCGGGCGCTGATCGACGCGGGCCACACCGGCCGCCTGATGGTGTTCGCCGAACCGACCGGCAACACCTTCATGGACGGGTGCACCGCCGCGATGACCCCGCGGATCACGGTGGCGGGCCAGGACTCCACCGACGACCACCCCGCGGACGGGCACAACGCCACCGTGCTGCTGGGCTTCCTCGCGGACTTCCTCGCCCGCCGGCTCGGCCCGCTCGCCCACGGCATGGGAGCCAAGCTCTGCGTCTCCGGCCTGCACACCGGCAACGCGCACAACCGGGTGTACGGATCGGGGCAGTTGCTCCTCAACATCGCCTACCCGGCGACCGAGCAGGCCGAGCTGCTCGCGGCCTCCCTCGAAGTGCTGATCGAGGAGGCCCGTACCGAGTTCTCCCATCTGCACGCCCATGACCCGTTCAGCCGCCGCACGGTGAAGGACTGGCGCCGGATCGTCCGCCTCGACTGGCTGAAGCAGGGTCTGCCCACCCTGAACAACCGTGACCCCGAGGCCGAACTCCTGCTGAACGAGGCCGGGTTCGTCCGGCACGACGGCCTCGCCGACGGCTCCGCCTTCACCTGCGACGCCATCTGGGCGCCGGGCCCCGGCCGCTATGTCGTCGCCTGCGGCCCCGGCCGCCTCGACGCCAACGGGGCGCACACCGCGGACGAGTTCGTGCACCTGGACGACCTGGACACGTACGCCCTGCGCATCAAGGACCTGGTGCACGCGTTCGCCGCGCACACCGCCTGA
- a CDS encoding sugar phosphate isomerase/epimerase family protein: MSVPNLLGITADRLCGIGDEAAPDLAGQLAIHHELGMDAIELRTVDGLGLHELPAGDAADLARRTIVAGLRVPVVDTPVGSWSTTVATGMDGELAALERSAKAAALLGCDRLRVMSYPNDGRPEREWRTESLRRMRTLAREAERLGVTLLHENCQGWAGQSAAHTVHMLEEVASPRLRLLFDTGNGLAYGYDSLDFLRRVLPWVEHVHIKDGIRSGGQAEFTMPGEGTAHVAACVRLLEEHGYRGYYSLEPHLAHIPHLGLSGDPAALADGYRTYARRCAALLGIDITDSRTYWEESHHG; this comes from the coding sequence GTGTCTGTGCCGAACCTCCTGGGCATCACCGCGGACCGGCTGTGCGGCATCGGGGACGAGGCCGCCCCCGATCTGGCAGGCCAGCTGGCCATCCACCACGAACTGGGCATGGACGCCATCGAGTTGCGTACCGTCGACGGCCTCGGACTGCACGAGCTGCCCGCCGGCGACGCCGCCGACCTGGCCCGGCGCACCATCGTCGCGGGCCTGCGGGTGCCGGTCGTGGACACCCCGGTGGGCTCCTGGTCCACCACCGTCGCCACCGGAATGGACGGAGAGCTCGCGGCGCTGGAGCGCTCCGCGAAGGCGGCGGCGCTGCTCGGCTGCGACCGGCTGCGCGTCATGTCGTACCCCAACGACGGCCGGCCGGAGCGCGAGTGGCGGACCGAGTCGCTGCGCCGGATGCGGACGCTGGCCCGGGAGGCCGAGCGCCTCGGTGTGACCCTGCTGCACGAGAACTGCCAGGGCTGGGCCGGGCAGAGCGCCGCGCACACCGTGCACATGCTGGAGGAGGTCGCGAGCCCTCGCCTGCGGCTGCTGTTCGACACGGGCAACGGGCTCGCCTACGGCTACGACTCCCTCGACTTCCTGCGCCGGGTGCTGCCGTGGGTGGAGCACGTGCACATCAAGGACGGGATCCGCTCCGGCGGACAGGCCGAGTTCACGATGCCCGGCGAGGGCACGGCCCACGTCGCCGCGTGCGTGCGGCTGCTGGAGGAGCACGGCTACCGCGGCTACTACAGCCTGGAGCCGCATCTCGCCCACATCCCGCACCTCGGTCTTTCGGGCGATCCGGCCGCACTCGCCGACGGCTACCGCACGTACGCCCGGCGCTGCGCCGCGCTGCTCGGCATCGACATCACGGACAGCCGTACGTACTGGGAGGAGAGCCACCATGGCTGA
- a CDS encoding DegT/DnrJ/EryC1/StrS family aminotransferase produces the protein MTTVIPYFDWPARSADWADDLVEVFQEVAESDEFILKSRVERLEAEIAARTGAAHAVAVASGTGALTVVLAALGLGDGDEVVTPAFSFVSTASTVALRGARPVFADVEYETGLLDPAAAEAAVTDRTRALLPAYLFSGSPKMGAFAEIAARHSLHLVEDSAIALGAEVDGKPAGRHGHAGVYSFFPAKPAGGIGDAGMIVTDDDDLARTARMLRNHGQPAGKRFYHELLGFNCRMDELSAGFLLRKLPHLDRLLARRREIAAVYEEGLRPLGPALLPPPAGFEGRSVYTYVVRAQQREELRAHLAGQGIETAVYYPRPLHLQPAFAHLGYGPGDFPVAEQLSREALALPLHPDMAPGAAEQVVAAVSRFYAAGR, from the coding sequence GTGACCACCGTCATCCCGTACTTCGACTGGCCCGCCCGCTCGGCCGACTGGGCCGACGACCTCGTGGAGGTCTTCCAGGAGGTCGCCGAGAGCGACGAGTTCATCCTGAAGTCCCGGGTCGAGCGGCTGGAGGCGGAGATCGCCGCACGCACCGGGGCGGCGCACGCCGTCGCCGTGGCGAGCGGCACCGGAGCACTGACCGTGGTCCTGGCCGCGCTCGGCCTCGGCGACGGGGACGAGGTCGTCACCCCCGCGTTCTCGTTCGTCTCCACCGCCTCCACCGTCGCCCTGCGCGGAGCCCGCCCCGTCTTCGCCGACGTCGAGTACGAGACGGGCCTGCTCGACCCGGCCGCCGCCGAGGCCGCCGTCACCGACCGCACCCGGGCGCTCCTGCCGGCCTATCTGTTCAGCGGCTCCCCGAAGATGGGCGCCTTCGCGGAGATCGCCGCCCGGCACTCGCTGCACCTGGTCGAGGACAGCGCGATCGCGCTGGGCGCCGAGGTGGACGGCAAGCCCGCCGGCCGGCACGGGCACGCCGGGGTCTACTCCTTCTTCCCGGCGAAGCCCGCGGGCGGCATCGGCGACGCCGGGATGATCGTCACGGACGACGACGACCTGGCCCGTACCGCCCGGATGCTGCGCAACCACGGCCAGCCCGCCGGCAAGCGCTTCTACCACGAGCTCCTCGGCTTCAACTGCCGGATGGACGAGCTGAGCGCCGGCTTCCTGCTGCGCAAACTCCCGCACCTGGACCGGCTCCTGGCCAGGCGCCGCGAGATCGCCGCCGTGTACGAGGAGGGCCTGCGCCCGCTCGGACCGGCGCTGCTTCCCCCGCCGGCCGGGTTCGAGGGCCGCTCCGTCTACACCTACGTGGTGCGCGCCCAGCAGCGCGAGGAACTCCGCGCCCATCTGGCCGGCCAGGGCATCGAGACGGCCGTCTACTACCCGCGCCCCCTCCACCTCCAGCCCGCCTTCGCCCACCTCGGGTACGGGCCCGGTGACTTCCCCGTGGCCGAGCAGCTCTCCCGTGAGGCGCTCGCACTGCCCCTGCACCCGGACATGGCGCCGGGGGCTGCCGAGCAGGTCGTGGCCGCCGTCAGCCGCTTCTACGCAGCGGGGAGGTGA